A part of Arachis hypogaea cultivar Tifrunner chromosome 12, arahy.Tifrunner.gnm2.J5K5, whole genome shotgun sequence genomic DNA contains:
- the LOC112730062 gene encoding uncharacterized protein: protein MLIDDTFVGTWVQLVTQSWPGAADAVMFHRVFWMFPPCIKAFNHCKPLISFDRTHLYGKYGGTLLMAIAQDGNANIFPIAFAMVEGETKEAWSFFLSYLRHHVTPQPGVLVISDKHKSIDAALNVDDSLWKPPHAFQAFCTRHIASNFMTHFKNKDLKKVLINAAYSKSQREFTHYFGRLRGENEAITKWLEEMPRSQYADEGRRFRHMTTNISECINAVMKGSRNLPITALVKSTYF, encoded by the coding sequence ATGCTTATTGATGATACGTTTGTAGGTACTTGGGTGCAACTTGTGACTCAGTCTTGGCCTGGTGCTGCCGATGCCGTGATGTTTCATCGGGTGTTTTGGATGTTTCCACCATGCATCAAGGCTTTCAATCATTGCAAGCCACTAATTTCCTTTGATCGAACACACTTATATGGTAAATATGGTGGCACGCTGCTGATGGCCATAGCTCAAGATGGCAACGCAAACATTTTTCCTATTGCGTTTGCCATGGTCGAGGGTGAGACAAAGGAGGCATGGTCGTTCTTTCTCTCCTATCTGCGTCATCATGTGACTCCACAACCCGGTGTCTTAGTGATTTCAGACAAGCACAAATCAATCGATGCTGCACTGAATGTTGATGATAGTTTATGGAAACCACCCCATGCGTTCCAGGCATTTTGTACAAGACACATTGCTTCCAATTTCATGACTCACTTCAAGAACAAGGACTTGAAGAAAGTTCTGATTAATGCAGCGTATTCGAAGTCGCAACGGGAGTTCACTCATTATTTCGGGCGTCTGAGGGGCGAGAATGAGGCGATCACAAAGTGGCTAGAAGAGATGCCACGATCGCAGTATGCGGATGAGGGTCGTAGATTCAGgcacatgacgacgaatatctcCGAGTGCATAAACGCAGTGATGAAAGGTTCTCGGAATTTGCCAATCACGGCTCTGGTGAAGTCAACTTATTTCTAG